The Nitrospira sp. CR1.1 genome has a segment encoding these proteins:
- a CDS encoding DUF2934 domain-containing protein: MREKGMKKKAAPKKAATRPAKQAGKASAPAKRSGPVQDIQVRIAARAHELYEQRGCLDGYHLRDWLEAEREILGHPVEMDKSSERV, from the coding sequence ATGAGGGAAAAGGGTATGAAAAAGAAGGCCGCGCCGAAAAAGGCCGCCACGCGACCGGCGAAGCAGGCCGGTAAGGCATCAGCCCCGGCGAAGCGTTCGGGGCCTGTGCAGGATATTCAAGTGCGGATTGCGGCCAGGGCGCATGAGCTGTATGAACAACGGGGCTGCCTGGACGGGTATCACCTGCGTGATTGGCTGGAGGCTGAACGGGAAATTTTGGGTCACCCGGTCGAGATGGACAAATCTTCCGAACGCGTGTAG
- a CDS encoding acyltransferase, giving the protein MRVGYVQYDPVFGAVAHNLDVVTAHLEQAETDLMVLPELFATGYQFTSQEDVSGLAEPVPDGPTTQRLLAIAARRKMTIVAGLAERAGTRYFNSAVVVGEKGFIGCYRKTHLFFEETLFFSPGDSGFQVWDIGVAKLGVMICFDWYYPEAARTLALLGAEIIAHPSNLVLPNCPDSMVTRCLENRVFSVTANRVGSEARGGKDRLTFIGLSEIVSPRGKILHRAPHDREDVTIVEIDPAEARQKALNTYNDLLRDRRPSMYGG; this is encoded by the coding sequence ATGCGGGTCGGATATGTTCAATATGATCCGGTGTTCGGCGCGGTCGCGCACAACCTCGATGTCGTGACGGCTCATCTTGAGCAGGCGGAGACCGATCTCATGGTGTTGCCAGAACTGTTTGCCACCGGCTATCAATTCACGTCGCAGGAGGACGTGTCGGGATTGGCGGAACCGGTGCCGGATGGGCCGACGACTCAACGACTGCTGGCGATTGCCGCCCGCCGCAAGATGACCATCGTCGCTGGGTTGGCGGAACGGGCGGGCACAAGGTATTTTAATTCGGCGGTGGTGGTCGGGGAAAAAGGATTCATCGGCTGTTACCGGAAGACGCATCTTTTTTTCGAGGAAACCCTGTTCTTCAGCCCGGGGGATAGCGGCTTTCAGGTGTGGGATATCGGTGTCGCCAAACTCGGCGTGATGATCTGCTTCGACTGGTACTATCCCGAGGCGGCTCGCACCCTGGCTCTGCTGGGGGCGGAGATCATTGCCCATCCGTCCAATCTGGTTCTGCCGAACTGTCCGGACTCCATGGTAACACGGTGTCTGGAGAACCGCGTGTTCAGCGTCACGGCAAATCGGGTCGGCAGCGAGGCCCGCGGCGGAAAAGATCGGCTGACGTTTATAGGTCTGAGTGAAATCGTCAGCCCCAGGGGAAAAATTTTGCACCGGGCACCGCATGACCGCGAAGACGTGACGATTGTCGAAATCGATCCTGCGGAGGCGAGACAGAAGGCGCTCAATACCTACAACGATCTCCTGCGAGATCGCCGCCCATCCATGTATGGCGGCTGA
- a CDS encoding histone deacetylase, translating to MGTTGLVYDPRYLAHDMGAGHPESPNRLRAIMQRLEQSGLAAELTRIAPRIAEDEWVTLVHRPEYVEHLKREAPTSGRISLDADTSMSPGSLTAAYLAAGGVLAGVDAIMADQVQHVFCAVRPPGHHAESGRAMGFCLFNNVAIAARYAQKRYGLQRVLIVDWDVHHGNGTQHSFDADPSVLFLSTHQYPHYPGTGRATESGIGAGEGFTINVPMEAGEGDDEYRAVFQKVLVPAAEAFKPELVIISAGFDAHRDDPLASMGVTEDGYAELTSIVAGIAGRHCRGRLLSSLEGGYNLTALAASVERHIRALVAS from the coding sequence ATGGGAACAACCGGTCTTGTTTACGATCCCCGCTATCTGGCGCACGACATGGGCGCCGGACACCCGGAGTCGCCCAACCGGCTTCGCGCGATCATGCAGAGGTTGGAGCAAAGCGGGTTGGCCGCTGAGCTGACGCGCATCGCGCCGCGAATAGCCGAGGATGAATGGGTGACTCTGGTCCACCGCCCTGAGTATGTCGAGCACCTCAAGAGAGAAGCGCCGACCAGCGGACGGATATCCCTGGATGCCGATACCTCCATGTCGCCCGGATCGCTGACCGCCGCCTATCTGGCCGCGGGCGGGGTCCTAGCCGGTGTGGATGCCATTATGGCCGACCAGGTGCAGCATGTGTTTTGCGCCGTACGTCCCCCGGGCCACCATGCCGAATCCGGGCGGGCCATGGGCTTCTGTCTGTTCAACAACGTGGCCATTGCGGCGCGCTACGCGCAGAAACGCTACGGCCTGCAGCGGGTCTTGATCGTCGATTGGGATGTCCATCATGGCAATGGCACGCAGCATAGTTTCGATGCAGATCCCTCGGTCCTGTTTTTGAGTACCCATCAGTACCCGCATTATCCCGGAACCGGCCGCGCGACCGAGTCCGGCATCGGCGCGGGCGAAGGCTTCACAATCAACGTGCCGATGGAAGCGGGCGAAGGCGACGACGAATATCGGGCGGTGTTTCAGAAAGTCCTGGTTCCTGCCGCCGAGGCCTTCAAGCCGGAGCTGGTCATCATTTCCGCCGGATTCGATGCGCATCGGGATGATCCCCTGGCCAGCATGGGCGTCACGGAAGATGGGTATGCGGAGCTGACGTCGATCGTGGCCGGCATCGCCGGTCGGCATTGCCGGGGACGGCTGCTGTCCTCGCTTGAAGGAGGATACAATCTGACGGCCCTGGCGGCTTCGGTGGAGCGGCACATTCGGGCGCTGGTGGCGTCATGA
- a CDS encoding YqgE/AlgH family protein, with protein MITPLSKGVLLVAAPALNDPNFRQAVVLLCEHGPEGALGVIVNRPTAMSISEALPQVPILEGQPHVLYSGGPVQTNQVMMLYRISDTPENSHQVLEGVCLGGDLEIMERILMEQPGKESFRAYLGYSGWGPGQLESEMQTGSWITLPADPSIVFEKESTRIWSDIVLSLDETSRHYADMPFDPSSN; from the coding sequence ATGATAACTCCCCTCAGTAAAGGCGTCTTGCTTGTGGCGGCGCCGGCGTTGAATGATCCCAATTTCAGGCAGGCGGTCGTTCTGCTGTGTGAGCATGGGCCTGAAGGTGCACTCGGGGTGATCGTCAATCGTCCGACGGCCATGTCCATCTCCGAAGCGCTGCCGCAGGTTCCCATCCTGGAAGGCCAGCCGCACGTGCTGTACTCAGGCGGCCCCGTGCAAACCAACCAGGTGATGATGCTCTATCGCATCAGCGACACGCCAGAGAATTCGCACCAGGTGTTGGAGGGCGTTTGCCTGGGCGGGGATTTAGAAATCATGGAACGGATTCTCATGGAGCAACCGGGAAAAGAATCATTCCGGGCCTACCTGGGGTATTCAGGCTGGGGACCGGGGCAGCTGGAGTCGGAGATGCAAACCGGTTCGTGGATTACGCTGCCGGCTGATCCCTCGATTGTGTTTGAGAAAGAATCGACACGCATTTGGTCGGATATCGTGCTGTCGCTCGATGAGACCTCCCGCCACTACGCGGATATGCCCTTCGATCCCTCCTCGAATTAG
- a CDS encoding oligoendopeptidase F: protein MTVLRKTASAKSSRRTTASREFADRWDLSDLVVDPVKQFDRYLKDLSVKVARFEAARPDLSATMPEQSFLNLLTLSEQIARDSGRLGAYSYLWFSEDTKQLQARSFKTKVEEHLTTLQNRLLFFDLWWQSVDEKNAERLMANSGDFRYHLETIRRFKPHTLSEPEEKIINIKNITGQSAVHQLYDVVTNGFTFTLRVGGKKKTMNREALTAYLRSPKAGMREAAYREMYRVYESQQDLLGEIYKTLINDWKAENLQLRHFKTPLASRNLGNDIPDSAVEALLAVCMKNSPIFQRYFKLKARLCKISTMNRYHIYAPHRAEQKTYRYPDAVRMVLDAYYGFSPHLAELAQRVFADRHIDARMKTGKMGGAYCYSVTPSLTPYVMLNFTGEARDIATMAHELGHAVHAMMAEEHNVFTFHSTLPLAETASVFGERILSDALMASETSTSVKQSLLINQLDDIYATVMRQAYFVAFERTAHDMVAHGATTNDLASAYMTLLRQQFGKSLRVPQEFQWEWLTIPHLYASPFYCYAYSFGNLLVLALYRMYQEQGGAFVPKYLDLLAAGGSKAPQAILAEVGVDMNSHPFWQSGFDAISGMVDQLEGTMR, encoded by the coding sequence ATGACCGTTTTGCGCAAGACTGCGTCTGCAAAATCATCCCGTCGTACCACTGCGTCCCGCGAGTTTGCCGACCGCTGGGACCTCTCCGACCTCGTCGTCGATCCCGTGAAACAATTCGACCGATATCTGAAAGACCTGAGCGTCAAGGTTGCACGTTTCGAAGCGGCGCGCCCAGACCTCTCCGCGACCATGCCCGAACAGAGCTTCTTGAATCTCCTGACCCTGTCGGAACAGATCGCCAGAGATTCCGGCCGGCTGGGAGCCTACTCGTATCTCTGGTTTTCTGAGGATACCAAGCAGCTGCAGGCCCGGTCATTCAAGACCAAAGTGGAGGAGCACCTCACGACTCTCCAAAATCGCCTCCTGTTTTTCGATCTGTGGTGGCAAAGTGTCGATGAGAAGAATGCGGAACGCTTGATGGCGAACAGCGGGGACTTCCGGTATCACCTGGAAACGATCCGGCGCTTCAAACCGCACACGCTCTCGGAACCGGAAGAGAAGATCATCAACATCAAGAACATCACCGGACAAAGCGCCGTGCATCAGCTCTACGATGTGGTCACCAACGGCTTCACCTTCACACTGCGCGTCGGCGGCAAGAAAAAGACCATGAACCGCGAAGCGTTGACGGCCTACCTGAGAAGCCCGAAAGCCGGAATGCGTGAAGCCGCCTACCGGGAAATGTATCGCGTGTACGAATCCCAGCAGGATCTGCTCGGAGAGATCTATAAGACGTTGATCAATGATTGGAAGGCGGAAAACCTTCAACTCCGCCATTTCAAGACACCGCTGGCCTCCCGGAATCTCGGTAACGATATTCCCGACTCCGCGGTGGAAGCGCTCTTAGCCGTCTGTATGAAAAACTCCCCGATCTTCCAACGCTACTTCAAGCTCAAGGCCAGGCTGTGCAAGATCAGCACGATGAACCGTTACCACATCTATGCGCCGCACCGGGCGGAACAAAAGACCTACCGATACCCGGATGCGGTCCGGATGGTATTAGACGCCTATTACGGCTTCTCACCGCACCTTGCCGAACTCGCGCAACGCGTCTTTGCCGATCGCCACATCGATGCGCGCATGAAGACGGGAAAAATGGGCGGCGCCTATTGCTACAGCGTGACGCCAAGCCTGACGCCCTATGTCATGCTGAATTTCACCGGCGAGGCGCGCGACATTGCCACCATGGCCCATGAATTAGGCCATGCCGTTCACGCCATGATGGCGGAGGAACACAATGTCTTCACCTTCCACTCGACGCTGCCGCTCGCGGAAACGGCGTCTGTGTTCGGCGAGCGTATTCTTTCCGATGCCTTGATGGCCTCGGAGACAAGCACGTCCGTGAAGCAGAGCCTGCTCATCAATCAGTTGGATGATATCTACGCGACAGTCATGCGGCAGGCATACTTTGTGGCCTTCGAACGGACTGCCCACGACATGGTGGCCCACGGCGCAACGACGAACGATCTGGCGAGCGCTTATATGACCTTACTCAGGCAGCAATTCGGAAAATCGCTGCGCGTGCCGCAAGAGTTCCAATGGGAATGGCTCACCATCCCGCATCTGTATGCCAGCCCGTTCTACTGTTATGCGTATAGCTTCGGGAACCTGCTCGTGCTGGCGCTCTATCGCATGTACCAGGAACAGGGCGGCGCATTCGTCCCCAAATATCTGGACCTGCTCGCGGCTGGCGGGTCGAAAGCGCCTCAGGCCATCCTTGCCGAGGTGGGGGTGGACATGAACTCTCACCCGTTTTGGCAATCCGGCTTCGATGCGATTTCAGGTATGGTCGATCAGCTGGAAGGGACTATGAGATGA
- a CDS encoding response regulator: MKGLSAQGETGWRLRTVARHQKEGGAMEGYGKRVLIADDEESVRRLVAVVLEQAGYIVYAAVDGVEALGEMKKRRFDAVISDFHMPRLDGEQFLLLCRLMWPDIPVLLLSAELRELPPSLKQQGARILITKPFSPQTLLRALQESVSLPDSDRLSERITSHAS; encoded by the coding sequence TGCGAGGCACCAGAAAGAAGGAGGCGCCATGGAGGGCTACGGGAAGCGCGTACTGATTGCTGACGATGAAGAAAGTGTGCGGCGGTTGGTTGCGGTCGTGCTTGAGCAAGCCGGGTATATTGTCTATGCGGCAGTCGATGGCGTCGAGGCGTTGGGCGAGATGAAGAAACGGCGTTTTGATGCGGTCATTTCTGATTTTCATATGCCCCGGTTGGACGGCGAGCAATTCCTCCTGCTTTGTCGCCTGATGTGGCCGGACATACCGGTGTTGCTGCTGTCGGCTGAGTTGCGGGAACTCCCCCCGTCCCTCAAGCAGCAAGGCGCGCGGATCCTGATCACGAAGCCATTCTCTCCGCAGACGTTGTTACGGGCCTTGCAGGAGTCGGTCTCATTGCCCGATAGCGACCGACTATCCGAGCGTATTACGTCACACGCCTCATAA
- a CDS encoding metal-binding protein SmbP, translating to MQTAMWRGVVMAGVMVALVGAPMVSSVVFAAGNKHQAEAVEHAKEAVAHGKQGHADALVKHAEAALKHAEGAMAETKNPHVGEAIKGLKDGIEHGKAGHADVATKAVENALPHLSEGM from the coding sequence ATGCAGACTGCTATGTGGCGGGGAGTCGTAATGGCTGGAGTCATGGTGGCGCTCGTTGGAGCGCCGATGGTGTCCAGCGTGGTCTTCGCGGCGGGAAATAAACATCAAGCGGAAGCCGTGGAACATGCCAAGGAAGCGGTGGCGCATGGAAAGCAGGGCCATGCGGATGCCTTGGTGAAGCATGCCGAAGCGGCGCTCAAGCATGCCGAGGGTGCAATGGCGGAGACCAAGAATCCTCATGTGGGCGAAGCTATCAAGGGCCTGAAGGACGGGATCGAGCACGGCAAGGCCGGTCATGCGGATGTGGCGACCAAAGCGGTCGAGAATGCCCTTCCCCATCTGTCCGAAGGTATGTAA
- a CDS encoding tetratricopeptide repeat protein produces the protein MNSFFSLSCRKERRQCAETRATVLAPLPTHPGDAMPNPRIEPLKRVLAIEPDDDVAWFGLGKAYMEDANFEEAAKALRQCITVKPTYSAAYYALAQSLLKLNRVDECRQVSDQGIDVSTKNGDAMVTKNLELLKGSLPA, from the coding sequence ATGAACAGTTTCTTCAGCCTATCATGCAGGAAAGAGCGTAGACAATGTGCGGAAACGCGTGCTACGGTTCTCGCACCCTTGCCGACTCACCCCGGAGATGCCATGCCGAATCCAAGAATTGAACCCCTGAAGCGAGTCTTAGCTATTGAGCCGGACGACGATGTCGCCTGGTTCGGGTTGGGAAAAGCGTATATGGAAGATGCCAACTTCGAGGAAGCCGCGAAGGCCTTGAGGCAGTGCATCACGGTGAAACCGACCTATTCCGCAGCGTACTACGCGCTGGCACAGTCGCTGCTGAAACTGAACCGTGTCGACGAATGCCGCCAGGTGTCAGACCAGGGGATCGATGTGTCCACGAAGAATGGAGACGCGATGGTAACCAAGAACCTCGAACTATTGAAGGGCTCTCTCCCCGCCTGA